In Nitrospiraceae bacterium, one genomic interval encodes:
- a CDS encoding replication-associated recombination protein A — MARDQHQPADLYTAPGTIADTSIRPLAARMRPQSFEDFIGQDEIVGPDRPLRKAIEADRLSSVIFWGPPGCGKTTLAHLVARHTRAHFVSFSAVTSGIPELREIVRMAEHRLATSRQKTILFVDEIHRFNKAQQDAFLPHVERGTIILVGATTENPSFEVIAPLLSRSLVVVLHPLPDFALGQILDRALSDGERGFGKLAIVMTEAAKQRLIAYGNGDARALLTALEFVVQETPRRSDGSLHIDEGLVDAALLKKSLRYDKTGEEHYNVISAYIKSLRDSDPNGALYWLARMLEAGEDPKFIARRMVIFASEDIGNADPLAIVVATSVAQAVQFVGLPEAQINLAQGTTYLASRPKDNASYIGLLEALEDAKAHGNLGVPLHLRNAVTSLMRDLGYGKGYRYVHEDQQAKTEQTHLPEPLQGRQYYRPKDKSQSTG; from the coding sequence ATGGCACGCGACCAGCATCAGCCAGCCGATTTGTATACTGCTCCGGGAACAATAGCCGACACAAGTATTCGTCCGCTCGCCGCGCGCATGCGTCCCCAATCATTTGAGGATTTTATCGGGCAAGACGAGATCGTCGGCCCAGACCGTCCTCTCCGCAAGGCCATCGAAGCAGATCGGTTATCGTCGGTCATTTTCTGGGGCCCGCCGGGTTGCGGTAAGACGACATTAGCCCATCTCGTCGCTCGCCACACGAGGGCGCACTTCGTCTCGTTCTCCGCCGTGACCAGCGGGATCCCTGAGTTACGCGAAATCGTCAGAATGGCCGAGCACCGATTGGCGACAAGTCGCCAGAAGACGATTCTTTTTGTGGATGAAATTCATCGATTCAATAAGGCGCAGCAGGACGCATTTCTCCCCCACGTCGAACGAGGCACGATCATCTTGGTTGGCGCAACCACGGAAAATCCCTCGTTCGAAGTCATCGCGCCGCTGCTGTCCCGTTCGCTGGTCGTGGTTCTCCATCCACTGCCCGACTTCGCGTTGGGCCAGATTCTGGATCGTGCCTTGTCCGACGGCGAACGAGGCTTCGGAAAACTGGCCATCGTGATGACGGAGGCAGCGAAACAGCGGTTGATCGCGTATGGAAACGGCGACGCGCGGGCGCTATTGACGGCTTTGGAGTTCGTGGTCCAAGAGACTCCGCGACGCTCCGACGGATCGCTCCACATCGATGAAGGCCTTGTCGACGCGGCATTACTGAAGAAGTCCTTGCGATACGACAAGACAGGTGAAGAACACTACAATGTGATATCAGCATACATTAAAAGCCTCCGCGATTCTGATCCGAACGGCGCACTCTACTGGCTGGCGCGCATGCTCGAAGCGGGGGAGGATCCAAAATTTATTGCCCGCCGCATGGTCATTTTTGCTTCTGAAGACATCGGCAATGCCGACCCTTTGGCAATCGTCGTAGCCACTTCCGTTGCACAGGCTGTACAATTCGTCGGGCTCCCGGAGGCACAAATTAATCTCGCCCAGGGAACGACATACCTCGCGTCCCGACCTAAGGACAATGCCTCCTACATCGGCTTGTTGGAAGCACTCGAAGATGCCAAAGCCCATGGAAATCTTGGAGTTCCGTTACACCTTCGGAATGCGGTAACCTCGCTCATGCGGGATCTGGGGTACGGGAAGGGGTATCGGTATGTGCACGAGGACCAGCAGGCTAAGACCGAGCAGACACACCTCCCGGAACCGCTGCAGGGTCGCCAATATTATCGTCCGAAAGACAAATCGCAGTCGACGGGATAG
- a CDS encoding 2Fe-2S iron-sulfur cluster-binding protein: MPHVTFLHPEGKSGVVTRNLTLLDAAKELGFRLNHDCGGNASCTTCRVEVQAGGEHLSEIEFEEQDLLDREALKEPWHRLGCQAKVLGDVVVRVPETKWAAPATGNSEAQGVDIR, translated from the coding sequence ATGCCGCACGTGACATTTCTCCATCCGGAAGGGAAGAGCGGGGTCGTAACCAGAAATCTTACGTTGCTCGATGCCGCGAAGGAGTTGGGATTTCGGCTCAATCACGACTGTGGGGGAAATGCCTCGTGTACGACGTGCCGGGTGGAGGTCCAGGCAGGAGGCGAGCATTTGTCAGAAATCGAGTTTGAGGAGCAGGACCTGTTGGATCGCGAGGCACTCAAAGAACCCTGGCATCGGTTGGGATGCCAAGCAAAGGTGCTGGGAGATGTGGTCGTCCGGGTACCGGAAACCAAGTGGGCGGCACCGGCTACGGGAAATTCAGAAGCCCAGGGTGTTGATATTCGGTAA
- a CDS encoding PilZ domain-containing protein: protein MKRQESKPTAAVLASHERRKFVRATLIGSALVSPKTGAKAITAVLDNVNRIGAGLHAKDRLSMGEKVTVSLAFLDSERAEQQEKLDGTVAWVKPWEKGFLIGVTWDEVVTKEKNRWLNYYLEETIKSTI, encoded by the coding sequence ATGAAGCGTCAGGAATCCAAGCCAACGGCTGCAGTGTTAGCCTCCCACGAGCGGCGCAAGTTTGTTCGCGCGACACTCATCGGATCGGCATTGGTATCTCCCAAAACCGGGGCCAAGGCGATCACGGCTGTGCTGGATAACGTCAATAGAATCGGAGCCGGTCTTCATGCCAAGGATCGTCTCTCGATGGGAGAAAAGGTCACCGTTTCGTTGGCCTTTCTGGATTCGGAGCGGGCAGAACAGCAAGAGAAGCTCGATGGAACGGTTGCATGGGTGAAGCCGTGGGAAAAAGGATTCTTGATCGGGGTGACGTGGGACGAGGTGGTGACGAAAGAGAAGAATCGCTGGCTGAATTACTACCTTGAAGAAACCATCAAATCGACGATTTAG
- a CDS encoding 6-carboxytetrahydropterin synthase gives MAQASVTRRYRFCAAHRLHTDHLSPEENWAAFGKCNNPNGHGHNYVVLVTVKSGLKSTGDTVASLAALDRVVTDTIITRFDHHDLNQDPEFASRTTTGENLVKLIWDLLVEQLPGGSLEKVGVVETRDNYFEYAGPARPNGGSHG, from the coding sequence ATGGCTCAAGCCAGCGTAACCAGACGGTATCGGTTTTGCGCCGCCCATCGGCTACACACCGACCATCTTTCTCCCGAGGAGAACTGGGCTGCCTTCGGAAAATGTAACAATCCCAACGGACATGGCCACAATTATGTGGTGCTGGTGACGGTCAAGAGCGGGCTCAAATCAACTGGCGATACAGTCGCGAGCCTCGCTGCGCTGGATCGTGTGGTCACTGACACGATCATCACGAGATTCGATCATCATGATTTGAATCAGGATCCTGAGTTTGCCAGCCGGACAACAACGGGAGAGAATCTGGTCAAGCTGATCTGGGATCTTCTCGTCGAGCAACTGCCGGGCGGATCGCTGGAAAAAGTCGGTGTGGTCGAGACCAGGGATAACTACTTTGAATATGCAGGACCGGCAAGGCCCAATGGGGGATCACATGGCTAA
- a CDS encoding alpha/beta fold hydrolase, with the protein MKAQINGIALAYTDKGAGLPVVFLHAFPLNRTMWGAQEEALASGYRVITIDLRGHGESDAPLWHYTLEQAADDVRALLDHLSVPHAVFVGLSMGGYILFTFYRKFADRVKGLILADTRAQADTPEGRLGRFQMAQVAYTQGPAAIADLMIPKLLSPGTIQSNPTLVQNVRSMIEGNQISGIAGDLMAMAERPDSIPLLHLITCPAQIIVGELDVATPPADSKLMAGQIPRAQLATIPGAAHLSNLERPELFNRIVGDFLSNCSKG; encoded by the coding sequence ATGAAGGCTCAGATCAACGGCATCGCTCTCGCGTATACCGACAAGGGGGCCGGACTCCCTGTCGTGTTTCTCCATGCCTTTCCGCTGAACCGGACAATGTGGGGCGCGCAGGAGGAGGCTCTTGCGTCCGGGTACCGAGTCATCACGATCGATTTACGAGGACACGGTGAATCCGATGCTCCCCTCTGGCATTACACCCTCGAGCAGGCAGCTGATGATGTTCGGGCGTTGCTGGACCACTTGTCGGTCCCGCATGCAGTATTCGTCGGACTCTCGATGGGAGGCTATATCCTGTTCACGTTCTATCGAAAGTTTGCCGATCGTGTGAAGGGTTTAATACTGGCGGACACAAGGGCTCAGGCCGACACGCCGGAAGGCAGACTCGGCCGATTCCAGATGGCCCAAGTCGCCTATACTCAAGGGCCGGCTGCGATTGCCGACCTTATGATTCCCAAACTGCTGAGCCCTGGGACTATCCAGTCAAATCCAACGCTGGTTCAGAACGTGCGATCGATGATTGAAGGCAACCAGATCAGTGGGATCGCAGGAGACTTGATGGCCATGGCCGAACGGCCGGATTCCATTCCCCTCCTGCACCTGATCACGTGTCCTGCCCAGATCATCGTCGGTGAACTGGATGTGGCCACCCCACCCGCTGACTCAAAGCTTATGGCCGGCCAGATCCCAAGAGCACAACTAGCGACGATTCCCGGAGCGGCACATCTGTCGAATCTTGAGCGGCCGGAGTTGTTCAATCGGATCGTCGGGGATTTTCTGTCGAATTGCTCAAAAGGCTAA
- the folE gene encoding GTP cyclohydrolase I FolE — translation MAKLAVARRRRQEVEDVSRGGRSPNLVLLQSLVTQMLLALGEKPRRNGLVNTPERVAKALAFMTQGYQRNIDHLLNGALFPIEYDEMVIVKDIDFFSLCEHHLLPFFGKVHVGYLPNKKVVGLSKIPRIVDTFARRLQVQERLTTQIAETLESKLNANGVGVVVEARHLCMMMRGVEKQNTVAVTSSMLGTFRSQQQTRLEFLKLIRRGSVGDSD, via the coding sequence ATGGCTAAACTGGCAGTGGCACGACGACGGAGGCAAGAAGTGGAAGATGTGAGCCGGGGCGGAAGATCCCCTAATCTAGTCCTTCTTCAATCCCTGGTCACACAGATGTTGCTCGCTCTCGGCGAAAAGCCACGCCGAAACGGATTAGTGAACACCCCGGAGCGGGTGGCAAAAGCCCTCGCCTTCATGACGCAGGGTTATCAACGAAACATCGACCATCTCCTGAACGGAGCACTATTTCCGATCGAGTACGACGAGATGGTCATCGTAAAAGACATCGACTTCTTCAGCCTTTGTGAGCATCACTTGCTGCCTTTCTTCGGCAAGGTCCACGTAGGTTACCTGCCCAATAAGAAGGTGGTGGGGTTGAGCAAGATCCCGCGCATCGTGGACACGTTTGCGAGGCGACTGCAAGTGCAAGAACGGCTGACGACACAGATTGCTGAAACCCTTGAGTCAAAGCTCAACGCGAACGGGGTGGGCGTGGTCGTTGAAGCGCGCCATCTCTGTATGATGATGCGGGGGGTGGAAAAACAGAACACAGTAGCAGTGACCAGTTCGATGCTCGGGACCTTCCGCAGCCAGCAGCAAACCCGCCTCGAGTTTCTGAAGCTCATCAGACGTGGCAGCGTCGGCGATTCGGATTAG
- the erpA gene encoding iron-sulfur cluster insertion protein ErpA, translating into MVTITTVAEQKIKELMTEEKDVVGLRIYVRGGGCHGYQYGMAFESKMSDDDTVIEKGDVKVIMDSQSAPLLQGAEVDYVDSLQGSGFSIKNPQAKTTCGCGSSFSA; encoded by the coding sequence ATGGTCACGATTACGACTGTGGCGGAGCAGAAAATCAAGGAATTGATGACGGAAGAAAAGGACGTCGTTGGGCTGCGGATTTATGTCCGCGGGGGCGGTTGTCACGGCTATCAATACGGAATGGCGTTCGAGTCCAAAATGTCCGATGACGACACTGTGATCGAAAAGGGTGACGTGAAGGTCATTATGGATTCGCAGAGTGCGCCGCTCTTGCAGGGCGCAGAAGTCGATTACGTGGATAGCCTCCAAGGCTCCGGGTTCTCCATCAAGAACCCTCAAGCTAAGACGACCTGCGGTTGCGGCAGTTCGTTCAGCGCTTGA